Proteins from one Cicer arietinum cultivar CDC Frontier isolate Library 1 chromosome 3, Cicar.CDCFrontier_v2.0, whole genome shotgun sequence genomic window:
- the LOC101506720 gene encoding uncharacterized protein isoform X2: MKARTLVTDDGGNSDSRHDKGLTEDNTQVDLRGENGKGDEEDVCFKCSHGGTLWRCCGRGCQRGYHPSCLDPPLKFLPLGFWHCISCVEKKIKLGVHSVSKGVECILDSQDVVSKGEVMRREYFVKYQGLAHAHNRWITEKQMLTVAPKLLEKYKKKQQAVRWKKDWSMPHRLLMKRDIILSKQNAHPFDGHDENDSICRYEWLVKWTGLGYDHVTWELDDTSFMTSSKGMKLVDNYESLRMRSDGLSNPLEANEERKVFFTELSVIPYGDSPGLYNQHLSYVNRLRMCWHKGQSAVIVDDQIDQERVRKVILFILSLSCNVKRPFLIISTSTGISAWETEFLHLAPSANVVVYKGNKDVRCSIRALEFYNEDGGILFQILLSSSEIIIEDLHALRYIQWEAIIIDECQRSKILGHIDNINILAAEMRLLLISGQIKEDRADYIKLLSFLQSGHDELNISMKETYLSASISNLKSQLEQYIAFKGNSGSSRFIEYWVPAQLSSLQLEQYCSMLLSNSMLLCSGQKYDSVDALRDLIISTRKCCNHPFLLNQSLNSLLIRGLPVEEHLDIGIRASGKLQLLEKILFEAKTRELRVIIIFQSSGGSGSIGDILDDVLCHKFGKDCYVRYGRGYIPSKKQAALDTFNDRESGKFVFLIESRACLPSVKLSSVDTVILFDSDWDPQNDLKCVQKMSISSKFNELTVLRLYSYFTVEERVLMLAKEGVALDSNMQLVNQSSTYHTLLKWGASYLFSKLDDFHGSDTSVSASDISDQSILNDVICELSSKLVCDRDGSDCHGQSFLSRVQQNGAEYAKSISLLGEREMKKLSNETHTFSWSDHLKGRNPQWKFLPVSSQRIRKTVEYFHHIPEGSEYENDSIICKRRTESKDNVYPTRKKVSKDNVDPEERKVTKDNVDPKRRKVSEDIVGTKRKELSKGVADPKTRKLSKNIIDDAERRKASKEVIDSKGRKVSVDTVGSKYLKKKWKNKKNGRASKRERKLNAVMNKHIPKQKKLPDMPKNTKFLSKPDISGLCDVLHFSENVKAVAMMILEYVFKHYDVNNCREVSTVQAFQISVCWLAASLLKHKIDKKHSVDLAKRHLNFNCKEEEASYVYNELQKYEKDFSSCLQNELCVEKSNMNGGSDSLTPELIDLVEEEKQKGFQHPHVLNSMKFASNEPDLPRKSPKTVLFSQDQIYTENFHNGPFMAHENSTSQQTPGSLPVEADATSKESDADERMNAMSSVAAEVSSLEHRNKNPNSSNDLNDVNPDTCSLKRQCPIVSSEITQSDGKVSEDPQTLMIEVIDIDNSMNMSTHPAQLHNVEMDAVTCDSTAVPEVRYRFGIGSPVRGESTTSEFAEVQPSNANLMPLLQTSLSASPSFMEDLSSTVMPLERFVCHYNSGRDHGHTHEAEEILQALMDSVEPVNSSFVLPVTSQPSSYATENENATRAPYDITNPECMSSGPFQLHYATSGMPRFADSDSLLIEMARIRKMNEEACKIHEENILQLQSDFKKEFEELGEKYSMLHQNLDIAVALKNKELETQRNIVRMHMLLAEAWILPDSF; encoded by the exons ATGAAAGCTCGAACTCTTGTTACTGAT GATGGAGGGAATTCTGATTCAAGGCATGACAAGGGATTAACTGAAGATAATACACAAGTGGATCTTCGTGGGGAAAATGGAAAAGGTGACGAGGAAGATGTATGTTTCAAGTGCTCGCATGGAGGAACACTCTG GCGTTGTTGTGGAAGAGGATGTCAAAGGGGGTATCACCCATCTTGTCTGGACCCTCCTCTCAAATTTCTTCCTCTAGGGTTTTGGCATTGTATTTCGTgtgttgagaaaaaaataaagctCGGTGTGCATTCAGTTTCTAAAGGGGTGGAATGCATATTGGACTCCCAAGATGTGGTTTCAAAAGGTGAAG TGATGCGAAGGGAGTACTTTGTCAAGTATCAGGGCCTCGCTCATGCTCACAACCGTTGGATTACAGAAAAACAAATGCTTACTGTGGCTCCAAAGCTTTTGGAAAAGTATAAGAAGAAACAACAG GCTGTCAGGTGGAAAAAAGATTGGAGTATGCCTCACCGATTGCTTATGAAAAGGGATATTATATTGTCCAAGCAAAATGCTCACCCTTTTGATGGACATGATGAGAATGATTCAATTTGCCGCTATGAGTGGCTTGTGAAATGGACCGGTCTTGGTTATGATCATGTTACATGGGAGTTAGATGACACTTCATTTATGACATCATCTAAAGGCATGAAACTCGTGGACAATTATGAAAGTCTTCGAATGAGATCAGATGGACTGTCAAATCCTCTTGAAGCTAATGAG GAGAGAAAAGTTTTTTTTACCGAATTATCAGTGATACCATATGGAGATTCACCAGGATTGTATAACCAGCATTTGAGTTATGTGAACAGGCTTCGCATGTGTTGGCACAAAGGTCAGAGTgctgttattgttgatgatcaAATTGACCAG GAGCGGGTTAGGAAGgtgattttgtttatattatctTTGAGTTGTAATGTGAAAAGGCCTTTTCTCATCATCTCAACTTCCACTGGCATCTCTGCATGGGAAACAGAATTCTTACATTTGGCACCATCTGCCAATGTTGTAGTTTACAAGGGAAACAAAGATGTACGCTGTAGCATCAGGGCATTAGAGTTTTATAATGAAGATGgtggtattttatttcaaatattactATCATCATCTGAAATTATTATTGAG GACTTACATGCACTAAGATACATTCAATGGGAAGCAATAATAATTGATGAATGCCAGCGATCCAAAATTTTAGGTCACATTGACAACATCAACATTCTCGCAGCTGAGATGAGGCTCCTTCTCATTAGTGGACAAATCAAG GAAGATCGAGCTGACTATATCAAACTGCTTTCATTCCTTCAGTCTGGACATGATGAGTTAAATATTTCTATGAAGGAGACTTACCTATCTGCAAGCATTTCCAATTTGAAGAGTCAATTGGAACAATATATTGCATTTAAGGGCAATTCTGGCTCCAGCAGGTTTATAGAGTATTGGGTTCCTGCCCAGCTTTCTAGTTTGCAGCTTGAGCAGTATTGTTCGATGCTGCTTTCAAACTCAATGTTATTATGCTCAGGCCAAAAGTATGACTCAGTTGACGCCCTCCGTGACCTTATTATTTCAACCAGGAAG TGCTGCAACCACCCTTTTCTTCTCAACCAGTCACTGAATAGTTTATTGATTAGAGGTCTACCTGTTGAAGAGCATTTAGATATTGGAATAAGAGCAAGTGGAAAACTGCAACTTCTTGaaaaaatcctttttgaagCTAAAACTCGTGAGCTAAGAGTGATAATAATATTTCAG TCTAGTGGTGGTTCTGGATCAATTGGagatattttggatgatgttcTCTGTCACAAATTTGGAAAAGATTGCTATGTACGATATGGTAGGGGTTACATTCCTTCAAAGAAACAAGCTGCTTTGGATACTTTTAATGATAGAGAAAGTGGcaaatttgttttcttgataGAGAGCCGTGCTTGTCTCCCTAGCGTTAAGCTCTCATCTGTAGATACTGTTATATTATTTGACAGTGACTGGGACCcgcaaaatgacctaaaatgcGTACAAAAGATGTCTATCAGCTCAAAGTTTAACGAGTTAACAGTTTTGAGATTGTACTCATACTTCACTGTTGAAGAAAGGGTTTTAATGCTTGCAAAAGAGGGTGTAGCTCTTGACAGCAATATGCAGTTAGTTAACCAGAGTAGTACTTATCACACCCTGCTAAAATGGGGTGCTTCCTATCTGTTTAGTAAGCTTGACGACTTTCACGGAAGTGACACCTCAGTGTCTGCTTCAGATATCTCTGATCAGTCAATTCTAAATGATGTAATCTGTGAATTATCATCCAAATTAGTTTGTGATAGGGATGGCAGTGATTGTCACGGACAGTCATTCTTATCAAGAGTACAACAGAATGGAGCGGAATATGCAAAGAGCATTTCATTGCTAGGAGAAAGagaaatgaagaaattgagCAATGAAACACATACTTTTTCCTGGAGTGATCACCTCAAAGGAAGGAATCCTCAATGGAAGTTTTTGCCTGTTTCGTCTCAAAGGATCAGAAAAACAGTTGAATATTTTCATCACATACCAGAAGGATCTGAATATGAAAATGATTCCATTATATGTAAGAGGAGGACAGAGTCCAAGGATAATGTTTATCCCACAAGAAAGAAAGTGTCCAAGGATAATGTAGATCCCGAGGAGAGGAAAGTCACCAAGGATAATGTTGACCCCAAAAGAAGGAAAGTGTCTGAGGATATTGTTGGTACAAAGAGGAAGGAATTGTCAAAGGGTGTTGCTGATCCTAAGACTAGGAAGTTGTCCAAGAATATTATTGATGATGCAGAGAGGAGGAAAGCGTCCAAGGAAGTTATTGATTCCAAGGGCAGGAAAGTGTCTGTGGATACTGTTGGttccaaatatttgaaaaaaaagtgGAAGAACAAGAAGAATGGACGGGCTAGTAAAAGGGAAAGGAAATTGAATG CTGTAATGAACAAACATATTCCAAAACAAAAGAAACTGCCTGACATGCCCAAGAACACCAAATTCTTGTCAAAGCCGGATATATCAGGTCTATGTGATGTTCTACACTTTTCG GAAAATGTCAAGGCTGTCGCTATGATGATTCTTGAGTATGTATTCAAACATTACGATGTTAATAATTGCCGGGAAGTTTCTACAGTGCAGGCATTTCAAATATCTGTG TGTTGGCTAGCAGCTTCTTTGTTGAaacacaagattgataaaaaacaTTCAGTTGACCTTGCAAAACGGCACTTGAATTTCAATTGCAAGGAGGAAGAAGCCTCCTATGTTTACAATGAACTGCAGAAGTATGAGAAGGATTTTTCAAGCTGTTTACAAAATGAACTTTGTGTTGAGAAAAGTAATATGAATGGCGGTTCAGACTCCTTGACACCCGAGCTGATTGATTTGGTAGAGGAGGAGAAGCAGAAGGGTTTTCAGCATCCTCATGTTTTAAATAGTATGAAATTTGCCTCAAATGAACCCGATCTTCCAAGAAAATCTCCCAAAACAGTGCTATTTTCACAAGACCAGATTTATACAGAAAATTTTCATAACGGACCTTTTATGGCTCATGAAAATTCTACATCTCAACAGACCCCTGGTAGTTTGCCTGTGGAAGCAGATGCTACTTCCAAGGAATCTGATGCAGATGAGAGAATGAATGCCATGTCCTCAGTAGCAGCCGAAGTTTCATCCCTCGAGCACCGGAATAAAAACCCCAATTCAAGTAATGATCTCAATGATGTCAACCCTGATACTTGTTCTTTGAAAAGACAGTGTCCCATTGTAAGTTCAGAGATTACACAATCTGATGGAAAAGTTTCTGAAGATCCTCAAACATTAATGATTGAAGTGATTGACATTGACAATTCTATGAATATGTCAACTCATCCTGCACAACTTCACAATGTTGAGATGGATGCTGTAACTTGTGATAGTACTGCTGTACCTGAGGTCAGATATCGGTTTGGTATAGGGAGTCCTGTACGCGGTGAGTCAACTACTTCAGAGTTTGCAGAGGTGCAACCATCAAACGCAAATTTGATGCCATTACTGCAG ACGTCTTTGTCAGCTAGTCCATCTTTTATGGAGGACTTATCTAGTACAGTCATGCCTCTAGAGAGATTTGTGTGTCATTATAACAGTGGTCGAGATCATGGTCACACTCACGAGGCTGAAGAAATATTGCAAGCACTGATGGACTCAGTGGAACCAGTTAACTCTTCCTTTGTTTTGCCAGTGACATCTCAACCCTCCAGTTACGCAACTGAAAATGAAAATGCTACGCGTGCTCCTTATGACATTACTAATCCTGAATGTATGAGCAGTGGTCCTTTTCAACTTCATTATGCGACATCTGGAATGCCCCGGTTTGCAGACTCTGACTCATTGCTAATTGAAATGGCGCGGATAAGAAAGATGAATGAAGAAGCCTGCAAGATACACGAGGAAAAT ATATTGCAGCTGCAGTCTGACTTCAAAAAGGAGTTTGAAGAGTTAGGTGAAAAGTACAGTATGTTGCATCAAAATCTCGATATTGCAGTAGCATTAAAGAATAAGGAACTTGAGACACAACGTAATATCGTTCGCATGCATATGCTATTAGCTGAGGCTTGGATCCTACCTGATAGTTTCTAA
- the LOC101506720 gene encoding uncharacterized protein isoform X3, which yields MKARTLVTDDGGNSDSRHDKGLTEDNTQVDLRGENGKGDEEDVCFKCSHGGTLWRCCGRGCQRGYHPSCLDPPLKFLPLGFWHCISCVEKKIKLGVHSVSKGVECILDSQDVVSKGEVMRREYFVKYQGLAHAHNRWITEKQMLTVAPKLLEKYKKKQQAVRWKKDWSMPHRLLMKRDIILSKQNAHPFDGHDENDSICRYEWLVKWTGLGYDHVTWELDDTSFMTSSKGMKLVDNYESLRMRSDGLSNPLEANEERKVFFTELSVIPYGDSPGLYNQHLSYVNRLRMCWHKGQSAVIVDDQIDQERVRKVILFILSLSCNVKRPFLIISTSTGISAWETEFLHLAPSANVVVYKGNKDVRCSIRALEFYNEDGGILFQILLSSSEIIIEDLHALRYIQWEAIIIDECQRSKILGHIDNINILAAEMRLLLISGQIKEDRADYIKLLSFLQSGHDELNISMKETYLSASISNLKSQLEQYIAFKGNSGSSRFIEYWVPAQLSSLQLEQYCSMLLSNSMLLCSGQKYDSVDALRDLIISTRKCCNHPFLLNQSLNSLLIRGLPVEEHLDIGIRASGKLQLLEKILFEAKTRELRVIIIFQSSGGSGSIGDILDDVLCHKFGKDCYVRYGRGYIPSKKQAALDTFNDRESGKFVFLIESRACLPSVKLSSVDTVILFDSDWDPQNDLKCVQKMSISSKFNELTVLRLYSYFTVEERVLMLAKEGVALDSNMQLVNQSSTYHTLLKWGASYLFSKLDDFHGSDTSVSASDISDQSILNDVICELSSKLVCDRDGSDCHGQSFLSRVQQNGAEYAKSISLLGEREMKKLSNETHTFSWSDHLKGRNPQWKFLPVSSQRIRKTVEYFHHIPEGSEYENDSIICKRRTESKDNVYPTRKKVSKDNVDPEERKVTKDNVDPKRRKVSEDIVGTKRKELSKGVADPKTRKLSKNIIDDAERRKASKEVIDSKGRKVSVDTVGSKYLKKKWKNKKNGRASKRERKLNGAAVMNKHIPKQKKLPDMPKNTKFLSKPDISGLCDVLHFSENVKAVAMMILEYVFKHYDVNNCREVSTVQAFQISVCWLAASLLKHKIDKKHSVDLAKRHLNFNCKEEEASYVYNELQKYEKDFSSCLQNELCVEKSNMNGGSDSLTPELIDLVEEEKQKGFQHPHVLNSMKFASNEPDLPRKSPKTVLFSQDQIYTENFHNGPFMAHENSTSQQTPGSLPVEADATSKESDADERMNAMSSVAAEVSSLEHRNKNPNSSNDLNDVNPDTCSLKRQCPIVSSEITQSDGKVSEDPQTLMIEVIDIDNSMNMSTHPAQLHNVEMDAVTCDSTAVPEVRYRFGIGSPVRGESTTSEFAEVQPSNANLMPLLQILQLQSDFKKEFEELGEKYSMLHQNLDIAVALKNKELETQRNIVRMHMLLAEAWILPDSF from the exons ATGAAAGCTCGAACTCTTGTTACTGAT GATGGAGGGAATTCTGATTCAAGGCATGACAAGGGATTAACTGAAGATAATACACAAGTGGATCTTCGTGGGGAAAATGGAAAAGGTGACGAGGAAGATGTATGTTTCAAGTGCTCGCATGGAGGAACACTCTG GCGTTGTTGTGGAAGAGGATGTCAAAGGGGGTATCACCCATCTTGTCTGGACCCTCCTCTCAAATTTCTTCCTCTAGGGTTTTGGCATTGTATTTCGTgtgttgagaaaaaaataaagctCGGTGTGCATTCAGTTTCTAAAGGGGTGGAATGCATATTGGACTCCCAAGATGTGGTTTCAAAAGGTGAAG TGATGCGAAGGGAGTACTTTGTCAAGTATCAGGGCCTCGCTCATGCTCACAACCGTTGGATTACAGAAAAACAAATGCTTACTGTGGCTCCAAAGCTTTTGGAAAAGTATAAGAAGAAACAACAG GCTGTCAGGTGGAAAAAAGATTGGAGTATGCCTCACCGATTGCTTATGAAAAGGGATATTATATTGTCCAAGCAAAATGCTCACCCTTTTGATGGACATGATGAGAATGATTCAATTTGCCGCTATGAGTGGCTTGTGAAATGGACCGGTCTTGGTTATGATCATGTTACATGGGAGTTAGATGACACTTCATTTATGACATCATCTAAAGGCATGAAACTCGTGGACAATTATGAAAGTCTTCGAATGAGATCAGATGGACTGTCAAATCCTCTTGAAGCTAATGAG GAGAGAAAAGTTTTTTTTACCGAATTATCAGTGATACCATATGGAGATTCACCAGGATTGTATAACCAGCATTTGAGTTATGTGAACAGGCTTCGCATGTGTTGGCACAAAGGTCAGAGTgctgttattgttgatgatcaAATTGACCAG GAGCGGGTTAGGAAGgtgattttgtttatattatctTTGAGTTGTAATGTGAAAAGGCCTTTTCTCATCATCTCAACTTCCACTGGCATCTCTGCATGGGAAACAGAATTCTTACATTTGGCACCATCTGCCAATGTTGTAGTTTACAAGGGAAACAAAGATGTACGCTGTAGCATCAGGGCATTAGAGTTTTATAATGAAGATGgtggtattttatttcaaatattactATCATCATCTGAAATTATTATTGAG GACTTACATGCACTAAGATACATTCAATGGGAAGCAATAATAATTGATGAATGCCAGCGATCCAAAATTTTAGGTCACATTGACAACATCAACATTCTCGCAGCTGAGATGAGGCTCCTTCTCATTAGTGGACAAATCAAG GAAGATCGAGCTGACTATATCAAACTGCTTTCATTCCTTCAGTCTGGACATGATGAGTTAAATATTTCTATGAAGGAGACTTACCTATCTGCAAGCATTTCCAATTTGAAGAGTCAATTGGAACAATATATTGCATTTAAGGGCAATTCTGGCTCCAGCAGGTTTATAGAGTATTGGGTTCCTGCCCAGCTTTCTAGTTTGCAGCTTGAGCAGTATTGTTCGATGCTGCTTTCAAACTCAATGTTATTATGCTCAGGCCAAAAGTATGACTCAGTTGACGCCCTCCGTGACCTTATTATTTCAACCAGGAAG TGCTGCAACCACCCTTTTCTTCTCAACCAGTCACTGAATAGTTTATTGATTAGAGGTCTACCTGTTGAAGAGCATTTAGATATTGGAATAAGAGCAAGTGGAAAACTGCAACTTCTTGaaaaaatcctttttgaagCTAAAACTCGTGAGCTAAGAGTGATAATAATATTTCAG TCTAGTGGTGGTTCTGGATCAATTGGagatattttggatgatgttcTCTGTCACAAATTTGGAAAAGATTGCTATGTACGATATGGTAGGGGTTACATTCCTTCAAAGAAACAAGCTGCTTTGGATACTTTTAATGATAGAGAAAGTGGcaaatttgttttcttgataGAGAGCCGTGCTTGTCTCCCTAGCGTTAAGCTCTCATCTGTAGATACTGTTATATTATTTGACAGTGACTGGGACCcgcaaaatgacctaaaatgcGTACAAAAGATGTCTATCAGCTCAAAGTTTAACGAGTTAACAGTTTTGAGATTGTACTCATACTTCACTGTTGAAGAAAGGGTTTTAATGCTTGCAAAAGAGGGTGTAGCTCTTGACAGCAATATGCAGTTAGTTAACCAGAGTAGTACTTATCACACCCTGCTAAAATGGGGTGCTTCCTATCTGTTTAGTAAGCTTGACGACTTTCACGGAAGTGACACCTCAGTGTCTGCTTCAGATATCTCTGATCAGTCAATTCTAAATGATGTAATCTGTGAATTATCATCCAAATTAGTTTGTGATAGGGATGGCAGTGATTGTCACGGACAGTCATTCTTATCAAGAGTACAACAGAATGGAGCGGAATATGCAAAGAGCATTTCATTGCTAGGAGAAAGagaaatgaagaaattgagCAATGAAACACATACTTTTTCCTGGAGTGATCACCTCAAAGGAAGGAATCCTCAATGGAAGTTTTTGCCTGTTTCGTCTCAAAGGATCAGAAAAACAGTTGAATATTTTCATCACATACCAGAAGGATCTGAATATGAAAATGATTCCATTATATGTAAGAGGAGGACAGAGTCCAAGGATAATGTTTATCCCACAAGAAAGAAAGTGTCCAAGGATAATGTAGATCCCGAGGAGAGGAAAGTCACCAAGGATAATGTTGACCCCAAAAGAAGGAAAGTGTCTGAGGATATTGTTGGTACAAAGAGGAAGGAATTGTCAAAGGGTGTTGCTGATCCTAAGACTAGGAAGTTGTCCAAGAATATTATTGATGATGCAGAGAGGAGGAAAGCGTCCAAGGAAGTTATTGATTCCAAGGGCAGGAAAGTGTCTGTGGATACTGTTGGttccaaatatttgaaaaaaaagtgGAAGAACAAGAAGAATGGACGGGCTAGTAAAAGGGAAAGGAAATTGAATG GAGCAGCTGTAATGAACAAACATATTCCAAAACAAAAGAAACTGCCTGACATGCCCAAGAACACCAAATTCTTGTCAAAGCCGGATATATCAGGTCTATGTGATGTTCTACACTTTTCG GAAAATGTCAAGGCTGTCGCTATGATGATTCTTGAGTATGTATTCAAACATTACGATGTTAATAATTGCCGGGAAGTTTCTACAGTGCAGGCATTTCAAATATCTGTG TGTTGGCTAGCAGCTTCTTTGTTGAaacacaagattgataaaaaacaTTCAGTTGACCTTGCAAAACGGCACTTGAATTTCAATTGCAAGGAGGAAGAAGCCTCCTATGTTTACAATGAACTGCAGAAGTATGAGAAGGATTTTTCAAGCTGTTTACAAAATGAACTTTGTGTTGAGAAAAGTAATATGAATGGCGGTTCAGACTCCTTGACACCCGAGCTGATTGATTTGGTAGAGGAGGAGAAGCAGAAGGGTTTTCAGCATCCTCATGTTTTAAATAGTATGAAATTTGCCTCAAATGAACCCGATCTTCCAAGAAAATCTCCCAAAACAGTGCTATTTTCACAAGACCAGATTTATACAGAAAATTTTCATAACGGACCTTTTATGGCTCATGAAAATTCTACATCTCAACAGACCCCTGGTAGTTTGCCTGTGGAAGCAGATGCTACTTCCAAGGAATCTGATGCAGATGAGAGAATGAATGCCATGTCCTCAGTAGCAGCCGAAGTTTCATCCCTCGAGCACCGGAATAAAAACCCCAATTCAAGTAATGATCTCAATGATGTCAACCCTGATACTTGTTCTTTGAAAAGACAGTGTCCCATTGTAAGTTCAGAGATTACACAATCTGATGGAAAAGTTTCTGAAGATCCTCAAACATTAATGATTGAAGTGATTGACATTGACAATTCTATGAATATGTCAACTCATCCTGCACAACTTCACAATGTTGAGATGGATGCTGTAACTTGTGATAGTACTGCTGTACCTGAGGTCAGATATCGGTTTGGTATAGGGAGTCCTGTACGCGGTGAGTCAACTACTTCAGAGTTTGCAGAGGTGCAACCATCAAACGCAAATTTGATGCCATTACTGCAG ATATTGCAGCTGCAGTCTGACTTCAAAAAGGAGTTTGAAGAGTTAGGTGAAAAGTACAGTATGTTGCATCAAAATCTCGATATTGCAGTAGCATTAAAGAATAAGGAACTTGAGACACAACGTAATATCGTTCGCATGCATATGCTATTAGCTGAGGCTTGGATCCTACCTGATAGTTTCTAA